In Exiguobacterium sp. 9-2, the genomic window AGCTTTGCATTGTCTCTTGTTGAATCCGCAATGCTTGGTCTCGTAATTCCGTGATGATCGGCACGACACCAAGTGTCGTCATCCACCCTTCGAACTCAGCGATTGCCGCTTCGATTCGTTGTTCGATTTTCGCCGCTTCCTTCATCCGTTCCGCCATGTTTTGCTGGACGATCGATGTCAGATCATCGACATCATATAAATGAACGCCTGGCAAGTCACCAACGGTCGGTTCGATGTCGCGCGGTACTGCGATGTCAATCAACAAGAATGGACGATCGTGACGGAACAGCTGTGCTGCTGCGATGTCTTCCCGTTTGATGATGGCACGTTTTGCACCTGTTGAAGAGATGACGATGTCTGCCCGAAGCAAACCGCACTGCATTTCATTAATCGAATGCGCTGATCCTTCGAACCGATTCGCGACCTCTTCTGCTTTGGCGAGCGTCCGGTTAAAGACCGTGATGTCACGAGCTCCTGCTTCATATAAGTTGAGCGTCGTCAATTCGCCAGTTTCTCCCGCACCGATGACGACAATCGATTTATCTTCAAGCGATCCGAGTAACTGTTCGGCAAGCGTGACGGCAGCAGCACTGACAGAAACGGCATTTTCACCGATTCCAGTTTCTGCGTGAGCCCGTTTGGCGAGCGTGACCGCTTCTTTGAAGAGTTTGTTAAAGACCGTTCCTGTCGTTTCAAGCTTCTGTGCCATGAAGAAGCTTGTCTTGACCTGACCAAGGATTTGCGTTTCACCGACGATCATTGAATCAAGACCACTTGTCACGCGGAACAGATGTTTCATCGCATCGAATCCTTCATGGATGAAGAGATACGGCTCGAGCTCTTCCATCGTCAAACCAAACCAGTTTGCAAGGAAACGTTTTGTATAATACCGTCCTGTATGTGGCTGATCCGTCACGACGTACAGTTCCGTCCGGTTACATGTCGAGACGATGACACTTTCAAAGATACTTTTTTCATCGCGCAATGCGACGACCGCTCCCTTCATCTCATGCTCCCCAAATGAGACTTGTTCGCGTATTGATACAGGCGCTGTTTTGTTATTCAAGCCGACCACTACGATATGCATGCGCTCTACCCCTTACGTCCAAAGATTTCGTTCCGATCTATCTTTTCGTTCTCTATCCTACATTATAACCATTATAAAAAAGATTCCAATCAATTTATAAACTAAAATGAGTCGAAGTTGTGAAATCTTCTTCATTTTTTCTCTTCTTCTACCTTATCCCTCTCCCGTAAAAATCACAAACCCTCTGCTCCTAAAAAGAGCAGAGGGTTACACTTTACTTCAACGATTCAGGTGATACCGTCACGTCCGGTACGTCGAGACGTTGCTGACGTAAACGATAAATCCGAGCGATGTTCTGAATGACGACTTTTGAGACCGCATAGGTCGGAACTGCCAAGATGACACCGATGATGCCACCGATTTTCCCGGCAACGAGCAAAACGATGATGATCGTCAAGGGATGGACCTTGAGTGTTTTTCCTTGAACGTAAGGAGAAATCAAGTTCGATTCGATTTGTTGCGCGACGACGATCGTGATGATCGCATAGACCGCTTTGATCGGATCATCAATGAATCCGACAATGACTGCCGGGACGGCACCGATGTAAGGTCCAAGATACGGGATGATGTTCGTCACCGTACAGAATAAGGCAAGTAATAACGCATATTGAATGTCAGCAATGAAAAAACCGATCAAGGACATCACACCGACGCAGATTGAGACGATGACCTGTCCGTTGACGTAATGCTTCACTGTCACGTGCATGTCGTGCAGAATTTTACGCGTTTCCGTTTCGTAGCTACGCGGTAACAATTT contains:
- the hemA gene encoding glutamyl-tRNA reductase, producing the protein MHIVVVGLNNKTAPVSIREQVSFGEHEMKGAVVALRDEKSIFESVIVSTCNRTELYVVTDQPHTGRYYTKRFLANWFGLTMEELEPYLFIHEGFDAMKHLFRVTSGLDSMIVGETQILGQVKTSFFMAQKLETTGTVFNKLFKEAVTLAKRAHAETGIGENAVSVSAAAVTLAEQLLGSLEDKSIVVIGAGETGELTTLNLYEAGARDITVFNRTLAKAEEVANRFEGSAHSINEMQCGLLRADIVISSTGAKRAIIKREDIAAAQLFRHDRPFLLIDIAVPRDIEPTVGDLPGVHLYDVDDLTSIVQQNMAERMKEAAKIEQRIEAAIAEFEGWMTTLGVVPIITELRDQALRIQQETMQSLERKLPEMSKREKTVIGKHMKSIINQLLREPLSYIKDAAAKPDADERIAQFMDTFALNEDLFDGLEDEIVTSEETTPSAKAVNR